In Palleronia sp. LCG004, a single window of DNA contains:
- a CDS encoding PaaI family thioesterase codes for MGILMDKDALDAFLRREFPQIGDDFSIEDVTLEGARVRLNVSDKHLRPGGTVSGPSMFALADVSVYLAILARLGPVGLAVTTSCAIDFLRKPASGRDLVASTRLLKVGRVLVVGDVLIHSEGMEEPVARASLTYSIPPEKPDS; via the coding sequence ATGGGCATTCTGATGGACAAGGACGCGCTGGATGCATTTCTCCGGCGCGAATTCCCGCAGATCGGGGATGACTTCTCGATCGAGGACGTGACGCTTGAAGGTGCGCGTGTACGCTTGAACGTGAGCGACAAGCATCTCCGCCCCGGCGGCACTGTATCCGGGCCCAGCATGTTCGCGTTGGCGGATGTCAGCGTCTATCTCGCGATCCTTGCACGACTTGGTCCCGTCGGCCTTGCGGTTACGACCAGTTGTGCGATCGACTTCCTTCGAAAGCCGGCATCGGGGAGGGATCTCGTCGCCTCGACGCGACTGCTGAAAGTCGGACGTGTGCTTGTCGTCGGTGATGTCCTGATCCATTCCGAGGGCATGGAAGAGCCGGTCGCGCGGGCGTCACTGACCTATTCGATCCCACCCGAAAAACCCGACAGCTGA
- the hfq gene encoding RNA chaperone Hfq codes for MASEKQNLQETFLNHVRKTKVPVTIFLINGVKLQGVITWFDNFCVLLRRDGQSQLVFKGAISTIMPSQPIQLYEGDDGQ; via the coding sequence ATGGCTTCCGAAAAACAGAACCTGCAGGAGACCTTCCTCAACCACGTGCGCAAGACAAAGGTGCCCGTGACGATCTTTTTGATCAACGGCGTGAAACTTCAGGGCGTCATAACCTGGTTCGACAATTTCTGCGTACTGCTGCGCCGGGACGGTCAGTCGCAGCTGGTGTTCAAGGGCGCGATCTCGACAATCATGCCGTCGCAACCCATCCAGCTCTACGAAGGCGACGACGGTCAGTGA
- the recG gene encoding ATP-dependent DNA helicase RecG, which translates to MSRPEVLFPLFADLTVLDGVGPKTAQHFAGLRVERPRDLLFTLPHSGIDRTRRDSIRDVTAPATVTVEVTVGRHIAPAGKGPARVEVTDARTSFFLVFFHARGDWLARHLPVGERRIVSGRLELFDGVAQMVHPDHILRPDDGDAIPAYEPVYPLSAGLTQRLMMRAIASAIARAPDLGEWADPALVAREGWPNWKDAIAAAHRPEGAGDLSSEAPARQRLAYDELFAHQMTLALARAKRRARKGASTRADGVLRRRTLEALPYAPTGAQSRAIAEIETDMAGSNRMNRLLQGDVGSGKTLVAFMALLVAVEAGGQGALMAPTEILARQHLEALQPLAEAVGVRLEILTGRDKGGEREAKLAALADGGIGILVGTHAVFQQDVAFHDLRLAIVDEQHRFGVRQRLELGAKGRAVDVLVMTATPIPRSLSLAQYGDMDVSILDEKPPGRKPVQTALLNIEKLGAVVERLRAAITERRQAYWVCPLVGESEVSDLAAAEERFEHLRATLGEGNVGLVHGQMPSADKDAAMARFVSGEVPVLVATTVIEVGVNVPAASIMVIERAESFGLAQLHQLRGRVGRGSAASTCLLLYRAPLGETARRRLEILRETEDGFRIAEEDLALRGAGDLIGHAQSGLPRFRVADLERQAGLMRIAQDDARAFLERDPDLQSERGRAIRILLWLMEQDRAIRLISVG; encoded by the coding sequence ATGAGCCGGCCGGAGGTCCTGTTTCCGCTTTTCGCGGATCTGACGGTACTCGATGGCGTGGGGCCGAAAACCGCGCAGCATTTCGCAGGTTTGCGCGTGGAGCGGCCGCGAGATCTGCTTTTCACGTTGCCCCATTCGGGGATCGACAGGACGAGGCGCGACTCGATCCGCGATGTGACGGCCCCGGCGACCGTGACGGTCGAGGTCACTGTCGGGCGCCATATTGCCCCGGCTGGCAAGGGACCTGCGCGTGTCGAGGTGACGGATGCGCGAACCTCCTTCTTTTTAGTCTTCTTCCATGCGCGCGGGGATTGGTTGGCGCGGCACCTGCCGGTGGGCGAGCGCAGGATCGTGTCCGGTCGGCTGGAATTGTTCGACGGCGTGGCGCAGATGGTCCATCCCGACCATATCCTGCGCCCCGACGACGGCGATGCGATCCCGGCCTACGAACCTGTCTATCCGCTGAGCGCGGGGCTGACGCAGCGGCTGATGATGCGCGCCATCGCCTCGGCGATCGCGCGTGCACCCGATCTTGGCGAATGGGCGGATCCGGCACTCGTCGCACGCGAAGGCTGGCCCAACTGGAAGGATGCGATCGCGGCAGCCCACCGGCCCGAGGGGGCGGGCGATCTGTCATCCGAAGCTCCCGCGCGGCAGCGGTTGGCCTATGACGAACTCTTCGCGCATCAGATGACGCTCGCGCTCGCTCGCGCGAAGCGTCGCGCGCGGAAGGGTGCCAGCACGCGCGCCGACGGCGTGTTGCGACGGCGGACGCTCGAAGCATTGCCCTATGCGCCGACTGGCGCACAATCGCGCGCGATCGCCGAGATCGAAACCGACATGGCCGGGTCCAACCGGATGAACAGGCTTCTGCAGGGCGATGTCGGTTCCGGCAAGACACTGGTCGCGTTCATGGCGCTGCTTGTCGCGGTCGAGGCTGGAGGGCAGGGCGCGCTGATGGCCCCGACCGAGATCCTCGCCCGGCAGCATCTCGAAGCATTGCAACCGCTGGCAGAGGCGGTCGGCGTGAGGCTCGAGATCCTGACCGGGCGTGACAAGGGAGGCGAACGCGAAGCGAAGCTCGCAGCGCTTGCCGATGGCGGAATCGGGATCCTCGTCGGTACGCATGCCGTCTTTCAGCAGGATGTCGCCTTTCACGACCTTCGGCTCGCCATCGTGGACGAGCAGCATCGCTTCGGTGTGCGTCAACGACTGGAACTCGGCGCGAAGGGCCGTGCGGTCGATGTGCTCGTCATGACCGCGACGCCAATTCCAAGGTCGCTGAGCCTTGCGCAATACGGCGATATGGATGTCTCGATCCTCGACGAGAAGCCGCCGGGGCGAAAGCCGGTGCAGACGGCACTGCTCAACATCGAAAAGCTCGGCGCGGTCGTCGAGCGGTTGCGGGCGGCCATCACCGAGCGGCGGCAGGCCTACTGGGTCTGTCCGCTGGTAGGCGAGTCGGAGGTGAGCGACCTCGCTGCCGCCGAGGAACGGTTCGAGCATCTTCGCGCGACATTGGGCGAAGGGAATGTCGGGCTCGTCCACGGTCAGATGCCATCCGCCGACAAGGACGCGGCGATGGCGCGCTTCGTGTCGGGCGAGGTTCCGGTCCTCGTCGCGACGACCGTGATCGAGGTCGGGGTCAACGTGCCTGCGGCGTCCATCATGGTGATCGAGCGCGCCGAGAGCTTCGGGCTGGCGCAGCTTCACCAGTTGCGCGGACGGGTCGGGCGGGGCTCGGCAGCTTCGACCTGCCTTCTGCTCTATCGTGCACCGCTGGGCGAGACGGCACGGCGCAGGCTCGAGATCCTGCGCGAGACGGAGGACGGATTCCGCATCGCGGAGGAGGATCTTGCGCTCAGGGGGGCGGGCGATCTGATCGGGCATGCCCAATCGGGCCTTCCGCGGTTCCGCGTTGCCGATCTCGAAAGGCAGGCGGGTCTCATGCGCATCGCACAGGACGACGCCCGGGCTTTTCTAGAACGGGATCCGGACCTTCAGTCGGAACGCGGAAGGGCGATACGTATCCTTCTGTGGTTGATGGAGCAGGACCGCGCAATCCGCCTCATATCAGTGGGTTAG
- the typA gene encoding translational GTPase TypA → MDLRNIAIIAHVDHGKTTLVDELLKQSGAFRENQAVAERALDSNDLERERGITILAKNTSVEWKSTRINIVDTPGHADFGGEVERILSMVDGVVLLVDAAEGPMPQTKFVTSKALALGLRPIVVLNKVDKPDAEPDRALDEVFDLFASLDADEDQLDFPHLYASGRNGWCDSELDGPRKNLDALFNLIVRHVPPPKQQSRQDEDFAMLATTLSADPFLGRLLTGRVESGRLKAGATVQALSRQGQKIEQFRVSRIQAFRGLGYDDIDEAVAGDIVTLSGMAKATVADTICALAVDSALPSQPIDPPTITVTFGINDSPLAGRDGKKVQSRVIRERLMKEAETNVAIKVTDTPGGEAFEVAGRGELQMGVLIENMRREGFELSISRPQVLLREVDGQLLEPIEEATIDVDDEYSGAVIEKLTGARKADLVEMKQAGAGKTRIIAHVPSRGLIGYHGEFLTDTRGTGVLNRVFHTWAPHKGPIPGRRQGVLISMENGQSVAYALWNLEDRGKFFIGAQEDVYTGMILGEHNRDNDLEVNPLKGKKLTNVRASGTDDAVRLTTPVTLTLEQAISYIDDDELVEVTPNAIRLRKRYLDPNERKRNAKAAG, encoded by the coding sequence ATGGATCTGCGCAACATCGCGATCATCGCCCATGTCGACCATGGTAAGACCACGCTCGTCGACGAGCTCCTGAAGCAATCCGGCGCGTTTCGCGAGAACCAGGCCGTTGCCGAGCGCGCGCTCGACAGCAACGATCTCGAGCGCGAGCGCGGGATCACCATCCTCGCCAAGAATACGTCCGTCGAATGGAAATCGACGCGCATCAATATCGTGGACACCCCCGGACACGCCGATTTCGGCGGCGAGGTCGAGCGGATCCTGTCCATGGTCGACGGAGTCGTCCTTCTTGTCGATGCGGCCGAAGGGCCGATGCCGCAGACGAAGTTCGTGACGTCGAAGGCCTTGGCCCTCGGCCTCAGACCCATCGTGGTGCTGAACAAGGTCGACAAGCCGGATGCCGAGCCCGACCGCGCGCTGGACGAGGTCTTCGATCTCTTCGCATCGCTCGATGCCGACGAGGATCAGCTCGACTTCCCGCATCTCTACGCCTCGGGCCGCAACGGCTGGTGCGACAGCGAGCTCGACGGACCGCGTAAGAATCTCGACGCGCTTTTCAATCTCATCGTCCGGCACGTTCCGCCCCCCAAGCAGCAGAGCCGGCAGGACGAGGATTTCGCCATGCTGGCGACAACCCTGTCGGCCGATCCGTTCCTCGGGCGGCTCCTGACGGGCCGGGTCGAATCGGGCCGTCTCAAGGCCGGTGCCACGGTGCAGGCGTTGTCCCGGCAGGGCCAGAAAATCGAACAGTTCCGTGTCTCGCGTATCCAGGCGTTCCGCGGCCTCGGTTACGACGACATCGACGAGGCCGTTGCGGGCGATATCGTCACGCTCTCGGGCATGGCCAAGGCCACGGTGGCAGACACGATCTGTGCGCTTGCCGTCGACAGTGCGCTGCCCTCGCAGCCCATCGATCCGCCAACGATCACGGTGACCTTCGGCATCAACGACAGCCCGCTTGCCGGCCGCGACGGCAAGAAGGTGCAGTCGCGCGTCATCCGCGAGCGCCTGATGAAGGAAGCCGAGACGAACGTCGCGATCAAGGTCACCGACACGCCCGGCGGTGAGGCCTTCGAGGTCGCGGGCCGCGGCGAATTGCAGATGGGCGTCCTCATCGAGAACATGCGCCGCGAAGGGTTCGAGCTGAGCATCTCGCGTCCGCAGGTGCTTCTCCGCGAAGTCGACGGACAGCTTCTCGAGCCCATCGAGGAAGCCACGATCGACGTCGACGACGAGTATTCCGGAGCCGTCATCGAAAAGCTGACCGGCGCACGCAAGGCCGATCTGGTGGAGATGAAGCAGGCAGGCGCCGGCAAGACGCGGATCATCGCACATGTCCCGTCACGCGGGCTCATCGGCTATCACGGCGAGTTCCTGACCGACACGCGCGGCACGGGCGTCCTGAACCGCGTCTTCCATACCTGGGCCCCGCACAAGGGCCCGATCCCTGGCCGGCGGCAAGGGGTGCTGATCTCGATGGAGAACGGTCAGTCCGTGGCCTACGCGCTCTGGAATCTCGAGGATCGCGGCAAGTTCTTCATCGGCGCGCAGGAAGACGTCTATACCGGCATGATCCTGGGCGAGCACAACCGCGACAACGATCTCGAGGTGAACCCGCTCAAGGGCAAGAAGCTCACCAACGTGCGGGCGAGCGGCACCGACGACGCGGTGCGCCTGACCACCCCGGTCACGCTGACGCTGGAACAGGCAATCTCGTATATCGACGATGACGAACTCGTCGAGGTGACGCCGAACGCCATCCGTCTTCGCAAGCGCTATCTCGACCCGAACGAGCGCAAGCGGAACGCCAAGGCCGCTGGCTGA
- the hflX gene encoding GTPase HflX has translation MRAWVLHPELLSERDRRDAQPALDEAIALAAALPDLHVAGGEIVRLQRPHPKHLFGTGKLDELKARIEAEEVGLVLIDGPVSPVQQRNLEKTWGVKLLDRTGLILEIFSDRARTREGVLQVEMAALSYQRTRLVRAWTHLERQRGGLGFVGGPGETQIEADRRAIDEQLNRLKKQLGKVVKTRELHRAARAKIPFPIVALVGYTNAGKSTLFNRMTGADVMAEDMLFATLDPTMRAVDLPSGKRVILSDTVGFISDLPTQLVAAFRATLEEVLAADLVVHVRDISHDETEEQAQDVRAILSDLGVSDDTPQIEVWNKTDLLDAESRETAQMLASRREGVISLSALTGDGMQALTDAIGSELDEKRSRKTLTLPFEAGQRRAWLYEQGVVEDEAPQENGMALTVNWTARQARAFHDL, from the coding sequence ATGCGCGCATGGGTCCTGCACCCCGAACTCCTTTCCGAACGTGACCGTCGCGATGCCCAGCCTGCGCTGGACGAGGCGATCGCCCTGGCCGCGGCCCTTCCTGACCTGCATGTCGCGGGCGGCGAGATCGTGCGCCTCCAGCGACCGCACCCGAAGCATCTCTTCGGTACGGGCAAACTGGATGAGTTGAAGGCCAGGATCGAGGCCGAAGAAGTCGGGCTCGTCCTCATCGACGGTCCGGTAAGCCCTGTTCAGCAGCGTAATCTGGAAAAGACCTGGGGCGTGAAGCTCCTCGATCGGACCGGTCTGATCCTTGAGATCTTCTCGGATCGTGCGCGCACGCGCGAGGGTGTTCTGCAGGTCGAGATGGCCGCGCTCAGCTATCAGCGGACCCGCCTGGTCCGTGCCTGGACCCACCTGGAACGGCAGCGCGGTGGTCTCGGATTCGTCGGTGGCCCTGGCGAGACGCAGATCGAGGCCGACCGCCGTGCCATCGACGAACAACTCAATCGGCTCAAGAAGCAATTGGGGAAGGTCGTCAAGACACGGGAACTGCATCGCGCGGCCCGCGCCAAGATTCCGTTCCCGATTGTTGCGCTGGTCGGCTATACCAATGCCGGAAAGTCGACGCTTTTCAACCGGATGACCGGGGCGGACGTCATGGCAGAGGATATGCTCTTCGCGACGCTCGACCCGACGATGCGTGCGGTCGATCTGCCCTCCGGCAAACGTGTCATCCTCAGCGATACTGTTGGGTTCATCTCCGATCTGCCGACCCAGCTTGTCGCGGCCTTTCGGGCCACGCTCGAAGAAGTTCTGGCTGCCGATCTTGTCGTCCATGTGCGCGATATCAGCCATGACGAGACCGAAGAGCAGGCGCAGGATGTTCGTGCGATCCTCTCGGATCTGGGCGTAAGTGACGACACGCCACAAATCGAGGTGTGGAACAAGACCGATCTGCTGGACGCGGAATCGCGTGAAACGGCCCAAATGCTCGCGTCCCGCCGCGAAGGCGTGATATCGCTCTCGGCACTGACGGGTGACGGAATGCAGGCGCTTACCGATGCCATCGGTTCGGAGCTCGACGAGAAACGCAGCCGCAAGACGCTGACCCTGCCCTTCGAGGCGGGACAAAGGCGTGCGTGGCTCTACGAGCAAGGCGTGGTCGAGGACGAAGCACCGCAAGAGAACGGAATGGCGCTGACGGTCAATTGGACGGCGCGGCAGGCCCGCGCGTTTCACGACCTCTGA
- a CDS encoding potassium transporter TrkG has protein sequence MLERIRTLPLFLALMGVGALAMLVPAIHAYRIRDLEIARVFFYSSILFLILTTLLAIATGKDRTDRPVRADLMALAAAFLLLPLMLAVPVQQSLDGMRLLDAWFEMVSAMTTTGATMYPSEDALMPSVHLWRGLVGWMGGFLFWVSALAIFAPLSLGGFEVVSADQSNAARARLRMTRQRDAMERFSVHAARLAPIYGGLTFALWILLAATGMDPLRGMVVAMATLSTSGIELQPAGTLGIVPEIFIFAFLIFAISRLTFSTDRIRRAPGYLFRDPEIRLAVVLVLAVPTFLFVRHWIAAPSYNGAEDIPQALRVLWGGLFTTLSYLTTTGFESSAFADARTWSGLETPGLILLGLALFGGGIATTAGGVKLLRIYALYKHGTREMERLIHPHSIGGSGSAARRLRREGAFVAWIFFMLFAMSAAVTAGALALLGSPFEASVVLAISALSTTGPLAYTAGEAPILYGTLTETARVVLALAMVLGRLETLALIALFNRDFWRD, from the coding sequence ATGCTGGAGCGTATAAGGACGCTTCCGCTGTTCCTGGCCCTGATGGGGGTCGGTGCCCTCGCGATGCTCGTGCCGGCGATACATGCCTACCGGATCCGCGATCTCGAGATTGCGCGGGTGTTCTTCTATTCGTCCATCCTGTTCCTGATCCTCACCACTCTTCTTGCGATCGCGACGGGAAAGGATCGGACCGATCGGCCGGTGCGTGCCGATCTGATGGCCCTTGCCGCGGCTTTTCTTCTCCTGCCGCTGATGCTGGCCGTGCCGGTGCAGCAATCGCTCGACGGAATGCGGTTGCTCGACGCGTGGTTCGAGATGGTCAGCGCCATGACCACCACCGGCGCGACCATGTATCCGTCCGAAGATGCCCTGATGCCGAGCGTGCATCTCTGGCGTGGCCTCGTGGGGTGGATGGGGGGCTTCCTTTTCTGGGTTTCGGCGCTCGCCATCTTCGCTCCGCTCAGCCTTGGCGGTTTCGAGGTCGTGTCGGCCGACCAGAGCAACGCGGCCCGCGCGCGGCTGCGGATGACCCGTCAGCGCGATGCGATGGAGCGGTTTTCCGTTCATGCGGCCCGACTGGCACCCATCTACGGAGGACTTACGTTCGCGCTCTGGATCCTGCTCGCCGCGACGGGGATGGATCCGCTGCGTGGAATGGTCGTCGCGATGGCCACCCTTTCGACCTCGGGGATCGAATTGCAGCCGGCGGGCACGCTTGGGATCGTCCCCGAGATCTTCATTTTCGCCTTTCTCATCTTTGCGATCTCGCGACTGACCTTCAGCACTGACCGGATCAGGCGGGCACCGGGATACCTGTTTCGCGACCCCGAGATCAGGCTGGCTGTGGTACTGGTCCTGGCGGTGCCGACGTTCCTTTTCGTCAGGCACTGGATCGCCGCGCCGTCGTACAACGGGGCCGAGGATATTCCCCAGGCGCTGCGCGTGCTCTGGGGCGGGCTTTTCACGACGCTGAGCTATCTCACGACGACGGGGTTCGAATCGTCGGCCTTTGCCGATGCGCGGACGTGGTCGGGGCTCGAGACGCCGGGTCTGATCCTGCTGGGCCTTGCGCTCTTCGGAGGTGGGATCGCGACGACCGCGGGGGGCGTGAAGCTTCTGAGGATCTATGCGCTCTACAAGCACGGCACGCGCGAGATGGAGCGTCTCATCCACCCTCATTCGATCGGCGGTTCGGGATCGGCCGCGCGACGGTTGAGACGCGAAGGCGCGTTCGTCGCGTGGATCTTCTTCATGCTCTTTGCGATGTCCGCCGCGGTGACGGCGGGTGCCTTGGCGCTGCTGGGTTCGCCCTTCGAGGCCTCGGTGGTCCTTGCCATTTCGGCCCTCTCCACCACCGGGCCGCTCGCCTATACCGCCGGCGAGGCACCGATCCTCTACGGCACCCTGACCGAGACGGCGCGGGTCGTGCTCGCGCTCGCAATGGTTCTCGGGCGGCTCGAGACTCTGGCGCTCATTGCGCTCTTCAATCGCGATTTCTGGCGCGATTGA
- a CDS encoding mechanosensitive ion channel family protein has product MRNQIESYSTGFWKLLPQLVAAILFVVVAWFIIRVVQWVVPKTLQRAHVRRALRDVVVMLLTVGLWLFVILIAITIVLPTVTPGKALAALGVGGVAIGFAFKDVFENFLAGILLLIREPFEVHDFIECEGIDGQVEDITIRDTHIRQTDGQLVVAPNAMFFKNPVTIRTSGSLRRTTIICGVAYGEDVDAARDVIEAAVRKVDSVRDDVRDVQIFAQEFADSSINFEITWWTGSKPVDIRRSRDKVVAAVKRALDDAGIEIPFPYRTMTFKEPLRMISEAEEDKT; this is encoded by the coding sequence ATGCGCAACCAGATCGAAAGTTATTCGACCGGCTTCTGGAAATTGCTGCCCCAGCTGGTTGCCGCGATCCTTTTCGTGGTCGTGGCGTGGTTCATCATTCGCGTAGTCCAGTGGGTCGTTCCGAAAACCCTCCAACGTGCGCATGTCCGCCGTGCGCTGCGCGACGTCGTGGTCATGCTCCTGACGGTCGGGCTCTGGCTCTTCGTGATCCTCATCGCGATCACGATCGTCCTGCCGACCGTGACGCCCGGGAAGGCGCTTGCCGCACTGGGCGTCGGCGGCGTCGCCATCGGTTTTGCGTTCAAGGACGTCTTCGAGAATTTCCTCGCCGGAATTCTTCTTTTGATCCGCGAACCGTTCGAGGTTCACGATTTCATCGAATGCGAAGGGATCGATGGACAGGTCGAGGACATCACCATCCGCGACACCCATATCCGCCAGACCGATGGCCAGCTCGTCGTCGCGCCGAACGCGATGTTCTTCAAGAATCCCGTGACCATCCGCACCTCGGGCAGCCTTCGGCGCACCACGATCATCTGCGGCGTCGCCTACGGCGAGGATGTGGATGCCGCACGCGACGTCATCGAGGCCGCCGTGCGCAAGGTCGACTCCGTTCGCGACGATGTACGCGACGTGCAGATCTTCGCCCAGGAATTCGCCGACAGTTCGATCAATTTCGAGATCACCTGGTGGACCGGATCGAAGCCCGTCGACATTCGCCGGTCGCGCGACAAGGTCGTGGCGGCGGTGAAGCGCGCGCTCGACGATGCCGGGATCGAGATTCCGTTCCCGTACCGCACGATGACCTTCAAGGAGCCTCTCCGCATGATTTCAGAGGCGGAAGAGGACAAGACCTGA
- the trkA gene encoding Trk system potassium transporter TrkA codes for MQIIICGAGQVGWQIARHLAGERNNVTVVDNNADLVRHATDALDVQGIHGHASYPDILERAGARDADMIIAATHSDEVNMVTCQVAHSVFAVPRKIARLRAQSYLDAIYSDLYRRDHMPIDVVISPEKEVAEAALRRLSAPAAFDTQTFAGGKVQLLGIVLDEECPVLNTPLKQLTDLFSTLRSLVVGIRRAGQLFAPTPGDQLFADDEIYIISHRDDVGRAMEIFGKETRSQDRVVIIGGGNVGLAVARALEASPKRIRAKMIERDRPNAERAADALDRTIVLHGDGMDIDILNEANIARADAVLCVTDDDKVNLLSSVRAKQAGCRMSICLVNDPSLQPMMRPLEIDAFINPRSTTVSSILRHIRHGRVRAVYSIGDAEAEVIEAQVLSTSPMAGRIVRDLDFPEGALIGAIEKDGKIVRPSSTTRIDEGDVIVLFSLTADVPAVERLFQVSIDFF; via the coding sequence ATGCAAATCATCATCTGCGGTGCGGGTCAGGTTGGCTGGCAGATCGCCCGCCATCTTGCGGGCGAGCGCAACAACGTGACCGTCGTGGACAACAATGCGGATCTGGTGCGTCACGCGACCGATGCGCTCGATGTTCAGGGTATCCACGGTCACGCCTCCTATCCCGACATTCTCGAGCGCGCAGGCGCACGCGATGCCGACATGATCATCGCGGCAACCCATTCCGACGAGGTGAACATGGTCACCTGTCAGGTCGCGCATTCGGTCTTCGCCGTTCCGCGCAAGATCGCGCGGCTTCGGGCGCAGAGCTATCTCGACGCGATCTATTCCGATCTCTACCGTCGCGATCACATGCCGATCGACGTGGTCATCAGCCCCGAGAAGGAGGTTGCAGAGGCCGCGCTCCGGCGTCTTTCTGCTCCGGCCGCCTTCGACACGCAGACTTTTGCCGGCGGGAAGGTGCAGCTGCTTGGGATCGTCCTCGACGAGGAATGCCCCGTTCTCAACACGCCTCTGAAGCAGCTCACCGACCTCTTTTCGACGCTCCGCTCTTTGGTCGTCGGCATCAGGCGGGCAGGGCAGCTCTTCGCGCCCACGCCGGGCGACCAGCTGTTCGCGGACGACGAGATCTATATCATCTCGCACCGCGACGATGTCGGTCGCGCGATGGAGATCTTCGGCAAGGAGACCCGGAGCCAGGATCGCGTCGTGATCATTGGCGGCGGCAATGTGGGCCTCGCGGTCGCACGTGCGCTGGAGGCAAGCCCGAAGAGAATTCGCGCCAAGATGATCGAGCGGGATCGCCCGAACGCCGAACGGGCGGCCGACGCGCTTGACCGGACGATCGTGCTGCATGGCGATGGAATGGATATCGATATCCTGAACGAGGCCAACATCGCCCGCGCCGATGCTGTCCTGTGCGTGACCGACGACGACAAGGTGAACCTGTTGTCCTCGGTCCGGGCAAAGCAGGCGGGCTGCCGCATGTCGATATGCCTGGTCAACGATCCGTCCCTCCAGCCGATGATGCGTCCGCTCGAGATCGACGCCTTCATCAATCCACGTTCCACGACGGTGAGCTCGATCCTGCGGCATATTCGGCATGGCCGGGTTCGCGCGGTCTATTCGATCGGCGATGCCGAGGCCGAAGTGATCGAGGCGCAGGTCCTGTCGACCTCGCCCATGGCGGGACGGATCGTGCGCGATCTCGACTTTCCCGAGGGCGCGCTCATCGGCGCGATCGAGAAGGACGGAAAGATCGTCCGCCCGAGCAGCACGACACGGATCGACGAGGGAGATGTCATCGTCCTGTTCTCGTTGACCGCGGACGTGCCGGCGGTCGAACGCCTGTTCCAGGTCTCGATCGATTTCTTCTGA
- the rocF gene encoding arginase, giving the protein MARITLLGVPLDCGKARRGCLMGPDAYRVAGLAETLTDLGHSVSDAGNIAPGEIRQIDGPAHLHALPETVAWTEALAGWGRSSDGLVVFMGGDHALSMGSVAGMAARSADRKRPLFVLWLDAHSDFHSPASSSSGNLHGCPVAYVTGQSGFDAFPPLVAPVLEDRVAMIGLRSVDGAEKRALEQSAISTHDMREIDETGIAAPLRAFLRRVAAAGGDLHVSLDVDLMDPMIAPAVGTTVPGGLTFREAHLVMEVLSEADVVTSLDLVELNPALDERGKTAQLMVDLTASLMGRRIFDRPTQGFIEA; this is encoded by the coding sequence GTGGCCCGGATCACCCTCCTCGGCGTGCCACTGGATTGCGGCAAGGCACGCCGGGGATGTCTGATGGGGCCCGACGCCTATCGTGTGGCAGGCCTCGCCGAGACCTTGACGGATCTCGGCCATTCCGTAAGCGACGCGGGCAATATCGCCCCGGGCGAGATCCGGCAGATCGACGGCCCCGCTCATCTGCACGCACTGCCCGAAACCGTTGCCTGGACCGAGGCGCTTGCCGGTTGGGGGCGGTCCTCTGATGGGCTCGTCGTGTTCATGGGCGGCGATCATGCGCTTTCCATGGGAAGCGTCGCAGGCATGGCCGCGCGTTCGGCCGACCGCAAGCGACCGCTCTTCGTGCTCTGGCTCGACGCCCATAGCGATTTCCATAGTCCGGCCTCGTCATCCTCGGGCAATCTTCATGGCTGTCCCGTGGCATACGTGACCGGTCAGTCGGGCTTCGATGCCTTTCCGCCGCTCGTCGCGCCAGTACTCGAAGATCGCGTCGCGATGATCGGGCTGCGCTCCGTCGACGGAGCGGAGAAGCGCGCTTTGGAACAAAGTGCAATTTCCACCCACGATATGCGCGAAATCGACGAGACCGGGATCGCCGCGCCGTTGCGAGCCTTCCTCCGGCGTGTCGCGGCAGCGGGTGGCGATTTGCATGTCTCGCTCGATGTCGATCTGATGGACCCGATGATCGCTCCCGCGGTCGGGACGACGGTTCCCGGCGGACTTACATTTCGAGAAGCGCATCTCGTGATGGAAGTCCTGAGTGAAGCGGATGTCGTGACCTCTCTCGATCTCGTCGAGCTCAACCCGGCCCTCGACGAGCGGGGAAAGACAGCACAGCTGATGGTCGACCTGACCGCATCGCTGATGGGCCGGCGGATCTTCGATCGCCCCACGCAGGGCTTCATCGAGGCCTGA